One genomic region from Phragmites australis chromosome 1, lpPhrAust1.1, whole genome shotgun sequence encodes:
- the LOC133927269 gene encoding uncharacterized protein LOC133927269, with translation MGVWREGAGWCFCSGGGGDSRSERVKAAIFSAKAATLAAVGVSGSGLLIHRDLLLTTHGNLPSAAAADDAEALLGHGRLATRLEPHRFFITSSILDLTIVGLDTTESDSTPQGQQPHYLKTCCKPSLDHGSVVYLLGHTGKKELVIGEGKVVIGTDNLIKLATDGVTWCPGSAGFDAQGNLAFMICDPMKLASSPIARSSSASSASSHSWKKDQPMQFGIPISVVCDWLYQHWQGSLDEVSKQKLPLVRLMSSRSDHSSTSFTRRHVFKPDDENDDASVCSKPKYQQASGSSATARISHEANPLVDLRTTNEQGIATPEIYESPRRSSCQAQKDAAPIQLLDINFPPRAPKTIFLPLPLKQMLSDENNTETSKPRNQSKDNGFPSGLIWHRNSEAGCRDPQVALQHNYCSSEGQSSSSPVEILEYGDQDQYSSEEETMYSAETMESRNIPSPREKHVGRSQSCVAYSRWSSPRASSIQNGSLRKQHTLIPVRKTHSQNTALPQRSHDYLSPTVSSAMKKRNSVEQQQPTKPRRSIVQSSPKWMF, from the exons ATGGGGGTGTGGAGGGAGGGGGCGGGGTGGTGCTTctgctccggcggcggcggggactcCAGGTCGGAGCGCgtgaaggcggcgatcttctcggcGAAGGCCGCCACGCTGGCCGCGGTCGGTGTGAGCGGCAGCGGGCTCCTGATCCACCGGGACCTGCTGCTCACCACCCACGGCAACCTGCcctccgcggccgccgccgacgacgCCGAGGCGCTGCTCGGGCACGGCCGCCTCGCCACACGCCTCGAGCCGCACAG ATTCTTCATTACAAGCTCAATTCTAGACCTTACAATAGTGGGTCTTGATACTACAGAGAGCGACTCAACTCCGCAGGGTCAGCAACCTCACTATTTGAAAACATGCTGCAAACCAAGCTTAGATCATGGCAGTGTTGTTTACTTGCTGGGGCATACAGGAAAAAAAGAACTGGTGATCGGTGAGGGAAAAGTAGTGATTGGCACAGACAACCTCATAAAGCTCGCAACGGATGGGGTGACATGGTGCCCTGGGTCTGCCGGTTTCGATGCCCAAGGGAACCTAGCTTTCATGATCTGTGATCCAATGAAGCTGGCCTCTTCCCCCATTGCAAGATCTTCATCGGCATCCTCAGCATCATCACATTCATGGAAGAAGGATCAGCCAATGCAATTTGGTATCCCCATATCTGTAGTTTGCGATTGGTTGTATCAGCATTGGCAAGGCAGCTTGGACGAGGTTAGCAAGCAAAAGTTACCTCTTGTTCGGCTGATGTCCAGCAGGAGTGATCACTCAAGCACCTCTTTCACTCGTCGTCATGTGTTCAAGCCTGACGACGAGAATGATGACGCCTCCGTTTGTTCAAAGCCTAAATATCAGCAGGCGTCAGGAAGCTCAGCCACTGCAAGGATTTCGCATGAAGCAAATCCTCTAGTTGATCTGCGCACAACCAATGAGCAGGGGATTGCAACGCCAGAAATATATGAGTCACCTAGGCGAAGTTCTTGTCAGGCTCAGAAGGATGCTGCACCGATTCAACTCTTGGACATCAACTTCCCACCCAGGGCTCCAAAGACTATCTTTCTACCACTGCCTCTGAAGCAAATGCTTTCTGATGAGAATAATACCGAAACATCCAAACCTAGAAATCAGTCTAAAGATAATGGCTTTCCATCAGGGCTGATATGGCACCGTAATAGTGAGGCTGGCTGTAGGGACCCTCAAGTAGCTCTTCAGCATAATTATTGCAGCAGTGAGGGGCAGTCGAGCTCATCACCCGTTGAAATATTGGAGTATGGAGATCAAGACCAGTATAGCAGCGAGGAAGAGACAATGTACTCAGCTGAAACCATGGAAAGCAGGAACATTCCAAGCCCCAGGGAAAAGCATGTCGGGAGGAGCCAGAGCTGTGTCGCCTACAGCAGGTGGAGCTCCCCAAGGGCCTCGTCGATACAAAACGGGTCCTTGCGAAAGCAGCATACACTGATCCCTGTGCGGAAGACACACTCGCAGAACACGGCTCTGCCACAGAGGAGTCATGACTATTTGAGCCCAACGGTCTCCTCGGCTATGAAGAAGAGGAACTCTGTGGAACAGCAACAGCCCACAAAGCCTCGACGGAGCATTGTGCAGTCTTCTCCAAAATGGATGTTTTGA